Proteins from one Aureimonas sp. SA4125 genomic window:
- the atpD gene encoding F0F1 ATP synthase subunit beta, whose translation MADINGQATGRVAQVIGAVVDVSFDGPLPAILNALETTNNGNRLVLEVAQHLGENTVRTIAMDLTEGLVRGQPVIDTGEPIQVPVGDGTLGRIMNVIGEPIDDVGPIAFSQKRGIHQPAPPYIDQSPESQILVTGIKVIDLLAPYARGGKIGLFGGAGVGKTVLIQELINNIARAHGGYSVFAGVGERTREGNDLYYEMIESGVNKDPHENGGSTEGSKAALVYGQMNEPPGARARVALTGLTIAEHFRDQGQDVLFFVDNIFRFTQAGSEVSALLGRIPSAVGYQPTLATDMGQMQERITTTTKGSITSVQAIYVPADDLTDPAPATSFAHLDATTVLSRAISEKGIYPAVDPLDSTSRMLSPMILGEEHYTVARQVQETLQRYKSLQDIIAILGMDELSEEDKLTVARARKVERFLSQPFFVAQIFTGAPGQLVPLEDTIKSFKGLVNGEYDHLPEAAFYMVGSIEMAIEKAKKLAADAA comes from the coding sequence ATGGCTGACATCAATGGACAGGCGACCGGCCGCGTCGCGCAGGTCATCGGCGCCGTCGTCGACGTGTCGTTCGACGGACCGCTCCCGGCGATCCTGAACGCGCTGGAGACGACGAACAACGGCAACCGGCTCGTGCTCGAGGTCGCGCAGCACCTCGGCGAGAACACCGTGCGCACGATCGCCATGGATCTGACCGAGGGCCTCGTGCGCGGCCAGCCCGTGATCGACACCGGCGAGCCGATCCAGGTTCCGGTCGGCGACGGCACGCTCGGTCGCATCATGAACGTCATCGGCGAGCCGATCGACGACGTCGGCCCGATCGCCTTCTCGCAGAAGCGCGGCATCCACCAGCCGGCGCCTCCCTATATCGACCAGTCGCCAGAGAGCCAGATCCTGGTCACCGGCATCAAGGTCATCGACCTGCTCGCCCCCTACGCCCGCGGCGGCAAGATCGGCCTGTTCGGCGGCGCCGGCGTCGGCAAGACCGTTCTGATCCAGGAACTGATCAACAACATCGCCCGTGCCCATGGCGGTTACTCGGTGTTCGCCGGCGTCGGCGAGCGTACCCGCGAGGGCAACGATCTCTATTACGAGATGATCGAGTCCGGCGTGAACAAGGACCCGCATGAGAACGGCGGCTCCACCGAAGGTTCCAAGGCGGCCCTCGTCTACGGCCAGATGAACGAGCCGCCGGGCGCCCGTGCCCGCGTCGCTTTGACCGGCCTCACCATCGCCGAGCATTTCCGCGACCAGGGCCAGGACGTTCTGTTCTTCGTCGACAACATCTTCCGCTTCACGCAGGCCGGCTCGGAAGTGTCCGCTCTGCTCGGCCGTATTCCGTCCGCGGTGGGCTACCAGCCGACGCTGGCGACCGACATGGGCCAGATGCAGGAGCGCATCACGACGACGACCAAGGGCTCGATCACCTCGGTGCAGGCGATCTACGTGCCTGCCGACGATCTGACCGACCCGGCGCCGGCAACCTCGTTCGCGCATCTCGATGCGACGACGGTTCTGTCGCGCGCGATTTCGGAGAAGGGCATCTACCCCGCGGTGGATCCGCTGGATTCGACCTCGCGCATGCTGTCTCCGATGATCCTCGGCGAGGAGCACTACACCGTTGCCCGCCAGGTGCAGGAGACGCTGCAGCGCTACAAGTCGCTGCAGGACATCATCGCCATTCTCGGCATGGACGAGCTGTCGGAAGAGGACAAGCTGACGGTGGCGCGCGCCCGCAAGGTCGAGCGCTTCCTCAGCCAACCCTTCTTCGTCGCGCAGATCTTCACCGGCGCGCCGGGCCAGCTGGTGCCGCTCGAGGACACGATCAAGAGCTTCAAGGGCCTGGTCAACGGCGAGTACGATCACCTGCCGGAAGCCGCCTTCTACATGGTCGGCTCGATCGAGATGGCCATCGAGAAGGCGAAGAAGCTCGCCGCCGACGCCGCCTGA
- a CDS encoding glutathione S-transferase, giving the protein MTQGHRIEDAVNDVCPWSGKPVSPDSLTLYKGAVVGFCNPGCRDKFDTALTHFEGALNQQADHGG; this is encoded by the coding sequence ATGACGCAAGGGCACCGCATCGAAGACGCCGTCAACGATGTGTGCCCCTGGTCGGGAAAGCCGGTTTCGCCGGATTCCCTGACGCTCTACAAGGGCGCGGTGGTCGGTTTCTGCAATCCCGGCTGCCGCGACAAGTTCGACACGGCGCTCACCCATTTCGAGGGCGCGCTCAACCAGCAGGCTGACCATGGCGGATAG
- a CDS encoding DUF4345 domain-containing protein, with protein MEFSLPQTNADTLAFAAAAVTALIGLFALFMPGVALRALRLAVHPNRPDAVAEARSTIGGFMLGTGVMSLLLFDQPMVQMVLGAAWLFAAFGRFVAILSDKASTVYHWLLLSLALALAAMPLAAAFGLVAS; from the coding sequence ATGGAATTCTCCCTGCCACAGACGAATGCCGACACGCTGGCCTTTGCCGCCGCGGCGGTGACGGCGTTGATCGGCCTGTTCGCCCTGTTCATGCCGGGCGTCGCCCTGCGGGCGCTGCGGCTGGCCGTGCATCCGAACCGGCCGGACGCCGTCGCCGAGGCCCGCTCGACGATCGGCGGCTTCATGCTCGGCACCGGCGTGATGTCGCTTCTCCTCTTCGACCAGCCGATGGTGCAGATGGTGCTGGGCGCCGCCTGGCTCTTCGCCGCCTTCGGCCGCTTCGTCGCGATCCTCTCCGACAAGGCCTCGACCGTCTATCACTGGCTGCTGCTCTCTCTCGCACTGGCCCTGGCGGCCATGCCGCTGGCGGCGGCTTTCGGCCTCGTCGCGAGCTGA
- a CDS encoding F0F1 ATP synthase subunit gamma, giving the protein MASLKDLRNRIASVKATQKITKAMQMVAAAKLRRAQEAAEAARPYSERITAVMANIASAMEGDAPLLMTGTGKEDTHLLVVFASDRGLAGGFNAQIVRLVRQHARELESQGKTVKILSVGKKGYDAMRRDLGSRIVDRIELRDVKQIGFANAEAIGDKVMGMFEAGEFDVCTIFFSEFQNVISQVPTAKRIIPSAVEGEAEQVASGGGVYEYEPDPAGILADLLPRNIKVQIFRALLENAASEQGARMTAMDNATRNAGDMIKALTLVYNRQRQAKITTELIEIIAGAEAL; this is encoded by the coding sequence ATGGCTTCGCTCAAGGATCTGCGAAATCGCATCGCCTCCGTCAAGGCAACGCAGAAGATCACCAAGGCCATGCAGATGGTCGCGGCGGCGAAGCTTCGTCGCGCCCAGGAGGCCGCCGAGGCTGCCCGCCCCTATTCGGAGCGGATCACGGCGGTCATGGCCAATATCGCGAGCGCCATGGAAGGCGACGCGCCGCTGCTGATGACGGGAACCGGCAAGGAGGACACGCACCTCCTCGTCGTGTTCGCGTCGGATCGCGGGCTTGCAGGCGGCTTCAACGCCCAGATCGTGCGGCTGGTGCGCCAGCATGCGCGCGAGCTGGAAAGCCAGGGCAAGACGGTCAAGATCCTGTCCGTCGGCAAGAAGGGCTACGACGCCATGCGCCGGGACCTCGGCAGCCGCATCGTCGACCGGATCGAGCTGCGTGACGTCAAGCAGATCGGCTTCGCCAATGCCGAGGCCATCGGCGACAAGGTCATGGGGATGTTCGAGGCCGGCGAGTTCGACGTCTGCACGATCTTCTTCTCGGAATTCCAGAACGTTATCAGCCAGGTGCCGACGGCCAAGCGCATCATTCCGTCAGCTGTCGAGGGCGAGGCCGAACAGGTCGCGTCCGGCGGCGGTGTCTACGAGTACGAGCCGGATCCGGCCGGCATCCTCGCCGACCTTCTGCCGCGCAACATCAAGGTCCAGATTTTTCGGGCGCTGCTCGAAAACGCCGCTTCCGAGCAAGGCGCGCGGATGACCGCGATGGACAACGCCACGCGCAATGCCGGCGACATGATCAAGGCCCTGACCCTCGTCTACAACCGTCAGCGGCAGGCCAAGATCACGACCGAACTGATCGAAATCATCGCGGGCGCCGAAGCGCTCTGA
- a CDS encoding F0F1 ATP synthase subunit delta, which yields MATSSSPVSGVAERYALSLFELAREEGSIDTVESELNQFQALIDENADFRRLVESPAFTSAEQLAAMSAIVQSVGASPLTANFLKVIATNRRLFVLPGIVRSFRTKAAEHRGEVDASVISAHALGDTQRRELAEALGQYAGKTVTMHESVDPSILGGLIVKIGSRQVDTSLRTKLNSLKLALKEVG from the coding sequence GTGGCAACATCATCCTCTCCCGTCTCGGGAGTCGCAGAACGCTACGCTCTGTCCCTCTTCGAGCTTGCTCGCGAGGAAGGCTCGATCGACACTGTCGAGTCCGAGCTGAACCAGTTCCAGGCCCTTATCGACGAGAATGCGGACTTCCGCCGTCTGGTCGAGAGCCCGGCCTTTACCTCGGCAGAGCAGCTGGCGGCGATGTCCGCCATCGTCCAGTCCGTCGGGGCCAGCCCGCTGACGGCCAATTTCCTCAAGGTCATCGCCACCAACCGCCGCCTGTTCGTGCTTCCCGGCATCGTGCGCAGTTTCCGCACGAAGGCCGCCGAGCATCGCGGCGAGGTCGATGCCTCGGTGATCAGCGCGCATGCGCTCGGCGACACGCAGCGGCGTGAGCTGGCCGAGGCGCTGGGCCAGTACGCCGGCAAGACAGTCACCATGCATGAGAGCGTCGATCCGTCCATCCTCGGAGGCCTGATCGTCAAGATCGGCTCGCGACAGGTCGATACCTCGCTTCGCACAAAACTCAATTCGCTTAAGCTTGCGCTGAAAGAGGTCGGCTGA
- the atpA gene encoding F0F1 ATP synthase subunit alpha: MDIRAAEISAILKNQIKNFGNEAEVSEVGQVLSVGDGIARVYGLDNCQAGEMVEFPGGVRGMALNLESDNVGVVLFGSDRDIKEGDIVKRTGAIVDVPVGMGLLGRVVDGLGNPIDGKGPIEHTERRRVDVKAPGIMPRKSVHEPMSTGLKAIDALIPVGRGQRELVIGDRQTGKTAILLDTFLNQKSGHDTGPEKDRLYCVYVAIGQKRSTVAQFVRVLEERGAMQYSIVIAATASDPAPMQYIAPFAGCAMGEYFRDNGMHAVIGYDDLSKQAVAYRQMSLLLRRPPGREAYPGDVFYLHSRLLERAAKLNEANGAGSLTALPVIETQANDVSAYIPTNVISITDGQIFLETNLFYQGIRPAVNVGLSVSRVGSSAQIKAMKQVAGSIKGELAQYREMAAFAQFGSDLDASTQRLLNRGARLTELLKQPQFSPLKTEEQVVVIFAGTQGYLDKLKVSDVGPFEQGLLACMRGENKAILDAIRDDKQITDDTRTKLKSALDQFAKSFA, encoded by the coding sequence ATGGACATCCGCGCCGCGGAAATTTCCGCAATCCTGAAAAACCAGATCAAGAATTTTGGCAACGAGGCGGAAGTCTCGGAAGTCGGCCAGGTTCTGTCGGTCGGCGACGGCATCGCCCGCGTCTACGGTCTCGACAATTGCCAGGCCGGCGAGATGGTCGAGTTCCCCGGCGGCGTGCGCGGCATGGCGCTGAACCTCGAATCCGACAATGTCGGCGTCGTCTTGTTCGGCTCCGACCGCGACATCAAGGAAGGCGACATCGTCAAGCGCACCGGCGCGATCGTCGATGTGCCGGTCGGCATGGGCCTTCTCGGCCGCGTCGTCGACGGTCTCGGCAATCCGATCGACGGCAAGGGCCCGATCGAGCACACCGAGCGCCGCCGCGTCGACGTCAAGGCGCCCGGCATCATGCCGCGCAAGTCGGTGCACGAGCCGATGTCGACGGGCCTCAAGGCCATCGACGCGCTCATCCCGGTCGGCCGCGGCCAGCGCGAGCTGGTCATCGGCGATCGCCAGACCGGCAAGACCGCCATTCTCCTCGACACCTTCCTGAACCAGAAGTCGGGTCACGACACCGGTCCGGAAAAGGATCGCCTCTACTGCGTCTACGTCGCCATCGGCCAGAAGCGCTCGACCGTCGCCCAGTTCGTGCGCGTGCTCGAAGAGCGCGGCGCCATGCAGTATTCGATCGTCATCGCGGCGACCGCCTCCGATCCGGCGCCGATGCAGTACATCGCGCCGTTTGCCGGCTGCGCCATGGGCGAGTATTTCCGCGACAACGGCATGCATGCCGTGATCGGCTATGACGATCTGTCGAAGCAGGCCGTCGCCTACCGTCAGATGTCGCTGCTCCTGCGCCGTCCGCCGGGCCGCGAAGCCTATCCGGGCGACGTCTTCTACCTGCATTCGCGCCTGCTCGAGCGCGCCGCCAAGCTGAACGAGGCCAATGGCGCGGGCTCGCTGACGGCCCTGCCGGTCATCGAGACGCAGGCGAACGACGTGTCCGCCTACATCCCGACCAATGTGATCTCGATCACCGACGGCCAGATCTTCCTCGAGACCAACCTGTTCTACCAGGGCATCCGCCCGGCGGTGAACGTCGGCCTCTCCGTCTCCCGCGTCGGATCCTCCGCGCAGATCAAGGCGATGAAACAGGTCGCCGGATCGATCAAGGGCGAGCTCGCGCAGTACCGCGAGATGGCGGCCTTCGCGCAGTTTGGTTCCGATCTCGACGCCTCGACGCAGCGCCTCCTCAATCGCGGCGCGCGCCTGACCGAACTCCTGAAGCAGCCGCAGTTCTCGCCGCTGAAGACGGAAGAGCAGGTTGTCGTGATCTTCGCGGGAACGCAGGGCTATCTCGACAAGCTGAAGGTCTCCGATGTCGGCCCGTTCGAACAGGGCCTGCTTGCCTGCATGCGCGGCGAGAACAAGGCGATCCTCGACGCCATCCGCGACGACAAGCAGATCACCGACGATACCCGCACGAAGCTGAAGTCGGCGCTCGACCAGTTCGCCAAAAGCTTCGCCTGA
- a CDS encoding F0F1 ATP synthase subunit epsilon, with amino-acid sequence MADSFQFELVSPERLLVSEAATAILAPGTDGYMTVMAGHSPVMSTLKPGVVVVTTAGGIDRRFYVRGGFADITNAAMIVLAEHAVPVEEMNPAELDRQIKDAEEDVADAKTPETRSRAEQQLSALRDARSALGM; translated from the coding sequence ATGGCGGATAGTTTTCAGTTCGAGCTCGTGTCCCCCGAGCGCCTGCTGGTGTCGGAAGCGGCGACCGCGATCCTCGCGCCCGGCACCGACGGCTACATGACGGTGATGGCGGGTCATTCGCCTGTGATGAGCACGCTGAAGCCGGGCGTCGTCGTGGTGACGACCGCCGGGGGCATCGACCGCCGCTTCTATGTTCGCGGCGGTTTCGCCGACATCACGAATGCCGCGATGATCGTTCTCGCCGAGCATGCCGTGCCGGTCGAGGAGATGAATCCCGCCGAACTCGATCGTCAGATCAAGGACGCCGAGGAAGACGTCGCCGACGCCAAGACGCCGGAAACGCGCTCGCGCGCGGAGCAGCAGCTGTCGGCGCTGCGGGATGCCCGTTCGGCGCTGGGGATGTA
- a CDS encoding primosomal protein N', which translates to MSSAIGQLFPARTVPVLVPLPTERPYSYLVPDGMEVAPGSIVQVPLGPRQVAGIVWDEAGTDSVDPKKLKAITHVFDCPPLDAPMRRFIDWVADYTLSPPGLVARMALRAPVAFDPEPWIEGFAATGSLPQRMTGARERVMAVAEEAPAWSRSGLAHAAGVSVSVVEGLVKLGAFAPVRLPPPPAVAEPDIAFGRAELNAEQAEAARALVAAVTAESFAVTLLEGVTGSGKTEVYFEAVAKALEMGRQVLILLPEIALTQSFIDRFHQRFGAPPAEWHSDVTPRMREKVWRQVAEGRVKVVAGARSSLFLPFQNLGLIIVDEEHDPAYKQEERTFYHARDMAVVRASIGGFPAILASATPSIESRVNASSQRYGHVQLAARFREAALPTLTLVDMRRHPPARGKFISPVLLTAIHETVARGEQALLFLNRRGYAPLTLCRSCGHRFQCPDCSAWLVDHRLRGQLQCHHCGFNRPRPDSCPECGTLDHLVACGPGVERIAEEMLVAFPEARTILLSSDLAGGPRRLRRELDAIAGGEADIIIGTQLVAKGHHFPLMTLVGAVDADLGLSNGDPRAAERTFQLLHQVTGRAGRSGRASRGLIQTYQPEHPVMQAIASGASERFYEREIGERERAGLPPFGRLASIIISADTRKEAEDHGRALRRAAGEDGEIEVLGPAEAPLAVLRGRYRFRLLCQGGRRAPLQAFLRAMIAAAPPPRGSVQVQVDIDPQSFL; encoded by the coding sequence ATGTCCTCCGCCATCGGCCAACTTTTTCCAGCAAGGACCGTGCCGGTGCTGGTGCCGCTGCCGACGGAGCGGCCCTATTCCTATCTCGTGCCGGACGGGATGGAGGTCGCGCCGGGTTCGATCGTGCAGGTGCCGCTGGGGCCTCGCCAGGTGGCCGGCATCGTCTGGGACGAGGCGGGCACCGATTCGGTCGATCCGAAGAAGCTCAAAGCCATCACCCATGTCTTCGATTGCCCGCCGCTCGATGCACCGATGCGCCGCTTCATCGACTGGGTCGCCGACTACACGCTCTCGCCCCCCGGCCTCGTCGCGCGGATGGCCCTTCGCGCGCCCGTCGCCTTCGATCCCGAGCCCTGGATCGAGGGATTTGCCGCGACCGGCAGCCTGCCGCAGCGGATGACGGGCGCGCGCGAGCGGGTGATGGCGGTTGCCGAGGAGGCGCCGGCCTGGTCCCGCTCGGGGCTTGCGCACGCGGCCGGGGTCTCCGTCTCGGTGGTCGAGGGCCTCGTCAAGCTCGGGGCTTTCGCGCCCGTGCGCCTGCCGCCGCCGCCCGCGGTCGCCGAGCCGGACATCGCCTTCGGCCGCGCCGAACTCAACGCGGAGCAGGCCGAGGCGGCGCGCGCGCTCGTCGCGGCGGTGACGGCCGAGAGCTTTGCCGTCACCTTGCTGGAGGGCGTCACCGGTTCGGGAAAGACGGAGGTCTATTTCGAGGCGGTGGCGAAGGCGCTGGAGATGGGCCGGCAGGTGCTGATCCTCCTGCCCGAGATCGCGCTGACGCAGAGCTTCATCGACCGTTTCCACCAGCGTTTCGGTGCGCCGCCGGCGGAATGGCATTCCGACGTCACGCCGCGCATGCGCGAGAAGGTCTGGCGGCAGGTGGCGGAGGGGCGGGTGAAGGTCGTCGCCGGCGCGCGTTCCTCGCTGTTCCTGCCCTTTCAGAATCTTGGTCTCATCATCGTCGACGAGGAGCACGACCCCGCCTACAAGCAGGAGGAGCGCACTTTCTACCACGCCCGCGACATGGCCGTGGTGCGCGCCTCGATCGGGGGTTTCCCGGCGATTCTCGCCTCCGCGACGCCCTCGATCGAGAGCCGCGTCAACGCCAGCAGCCAGCGCTACGGCCATGTGCAGCTGGCGGCGCGTTTTCGCGAGGCCGCGCTGCCGACGCTGACGCTGGTCGACATGCGCCGCCATCCGCCGGCGCGGGGAAAATTCATCTCGCCCGTGCTGCTGACGGCGATCCACGAGACGGTGGCCCGCGGCGAGCAGGCGCTCCTCTTCCTCAACCGCCGTGGCTATGCGCCGCTGACGCTCTGCCGTTCCTGCGGCCACCGCTTCCAGTGCCCGGACTGCTCGGCCTGGCTCGTCGACCACCGGCTGCGAGGCCAGCTGCAGTGTCATCACTGCGGCTTCAACAGGCCCCGGCCGGATTCGTGCCCGGAATGCGGCACGCTCGATCATCTCGTCGCCTGCGGCCCGGGCGTCGAGCGAATCGCCGAGGAAATGCTCGTCGCCTTTCCCGAGGCGCGCACGATCCTCCTCTCTTCCGATCTCGCCGGGGGACCGCGGCGGCTGAGGCGCGAGCTCGACGCCATTGCCGGTGGCGAGGCCGACATCATCATCGGCACGCAGCTCGTCGCCAAAGGCCATCATTTTCCGCTGATGACGCTTGTCGGCGCGGTCGACGCCGATCTCGGCCTGTCCAACGGCGATCCCCGCGCCGCCGAGCGCACCTTCCAGCTGCTGCACCAGGTGACCGGCCGCGCGGGCCGCAGCGGGCGGGCCAGCCGCGGCCTGATCCAGACCTACCAGCCGGAGCATCCGGTGATGCAGGCGATCGCCTCGGGTGCCTCGGAGCGATTCTACGAGCGCGAGATCGGCGAGCGCGAGCGCGCCGGCCTGCCACCTTTCGGACGGCTCGCCAGCATCATCATCTCGGCAGACACGCGCAAGGAGGCCGAGGACCACGGGCGGGCCCTCAGGCGCGCGGCAGGGGAGGATGGCGAGATCGAGGTGCTGGGCCCGGCCGAAGCGCCGCTCGCCGTGCTGCGGGGGCGCTACCGCTTTCGCCTGCTGTGCCAGGGCGGACGGCGGGCACCGCTGCAGGCCTTTCTGCGCGCCATGATCGCCGCCGCGCCCCCGCCGCGGGGCTCCGTGCAGGTGCAGGTCGACATCGACCCGCAGAGCTTTCTGTAG
- a CDS encoding SDR family oxidoreductase, giving the protein MAQAKVAIIVGGGSGIGAGAARRLAAEGFEVAILSSSGKGAALATELGGLGMTGSNLETGDLARLVDATLARWGRIDAVVNSAGHGPKGELLSISDEDWHTGLDFYLLNVIRMARLVTPAMQAQKSGAIVNISTYATFEPEPAFPTSGVFRAGLAAFSKLYADQYAGDGIRMNNVLPGFIDSLPEKEDRRKRIPMGRYGTVGEVADLVAFLASDRARYITGQNIRIDGGITRSV; this is encoded by the coding sequence ATGGCACAGGCGAAAGTGGCGATCATCGTCGGCGGCGGCAGCGGCATCGGCGCGGGCGCGGCGCGCAGGCTTGCCGCCGAGGGTTTCGAGGTGGCGATCCTCTCATCCTCCGGCAAGGGCGCGGCGCTGGCCACCGAACTCGGCGGCCTCGGCATGACCGGCTCGAATCTCGAGACCGGCGACCTCGCTCGCCTCGTCGATGCCACGCTCGCACGCTGGGGCCGGATCGATGCCGTCGTCAACAGCGCCGGCCACGGGCCGAAGGGAGAGCTCCTTTCGATCAGCGACGAGGACTGGCACACGGGCCTCGACTTCTACCTTCTCAACGTCATCCGGATGGCCCGTCTGGTGACGCCAGCCATGCAGGCCCAGAAGTCCGGGGCGATCGTCAACATCTCGACCTATGCGACCTTCGAGCCCGAGCCGGCCTTTCCCACCTCGGGCGTCTTTCGCGCCGGGCTCGCCGCCTTTTCAAAGCTCTATGCCGACCAGTATGCCGGTGACGGCATAAGGATGAACAATGTCCTTCCCGGCTTCATCGACAGCCTGCCGGAAAAGGAGGATCGCCGGAAACGCATCCCGATGGGGCGATACGGCACGGTCGGGGAAGTCGCCGACCTCGTCGCCTTCCTCGCGTCGGACCGTGCGCGCTACATCACCGGACAGAACATCCGCATCGATGGCGGCATCACCCGCTCCGTGTAG
- a CDS encoding FAD-dependent oxidoreductase, with protein MTRVVLAGCGHAHLEVVRSARAFSAVGAELVLVDPGRFWYSGRGSGLLGGRFGEAHAVIDTPRLAAACGIRLVADRVVGLDRAASAILLASGERLGFDLLSFNIGSTVRPPGGLEAGQGAKPIAALASLRQQLAAQGGPVRVAIIGGGATGCELAGNLLHLRRAAGRPIAVTLVSAAATLVPAAPRGVQAAALDSLAKRGGLVHLGQSVASVEAGASAEAGVLTLSSGALVPFDHLVLATGLEADPVVHNLGIASSKAGLRVGETLQSIDDPRIFAAGDCAAIEGHDLPKLGVYGVRAAPVLARNLLATLAGSPLETYRPQRHALSILDLADGRGLAMRAAFWCGGRAALGLKHFLDQRFIDRYQKLYARN; from the coding sequence ATGACCCGCGTCGTCCTTGCAGGATGTGGTCACGCCCATCTTGAAGTCGTGCGATCCGCCCGCGCCTTTTCGGCAGTGGGGGCCGAGTTGGTGCTCGTCGATCCCGGGCGGTTCTGGTATTCCGGGCGCGGCAGCGGTCTTCTGGGCGGCCGTTTCGGCGAAGCGCATGCGGTCATCGATACACCGCGTCTGGCCGCCGCCTGTGGCATCCGCCTCGTCGCCGATCGGGTCGTCGGGCTCGACCGTGCGGCCTCGGCGATCCTTCTGGCTTCGGGGGAGCGGCTCGGCTTCGATCTCCTGTCCTTCAACATCGGCAGCACCGTTCGCCCGCCCGGAGGGCTCGAAGCCGGACAGGGGGCAAAACCGATCGCCGCCCTGGCAAGTCTGCGCCAGCAGCTCGCGGCGCAGGGCGGACCGGTGCGGGTCGCCATTATCGGCGGCGGAGCGACGGGCTGCGAACTGGCCGGCAACCTCCTTCATCTCAGGCGCGCCGCCGGGCGGCCGATCGCCGTGACGCTGGTCTCGGCGGCAGCAACCCTCGTGCCTGCCGCGCCGCGCGGCGTGCAGGCGGCGGCGCTCGACAGTCTGGCGAAGCGGGGCGGGCTCGTGCATCTGGGTCAGTCCGTTGCCTCGGTCGAGGCGGGCGCATCGGCCGAGGCGGGCGTCCTGACCCTGTCTTCGGGCGCTCTCGTCCCCTTCGACCACCTTGTTCTGGCGACTGGGCTCGAAGCCGATCCCGTCGTCCACAATCTTGGAATTGCTTCGAGCAAAGCCGGCTTGCGCGTTGGCGAGACGCTGCAATCGATCGACGATCCCCGGATCTTTGCGGCCGGCGACTGTGCCGCGATCGAGGGGCACGACCTGCCGAAACTCGGTGTCTACGGCGTGCGCGCCGCGCCCGTGCTTGCGCGCAACCTCCTCGCCACGCTCGCCGGCTCGCCGCTCGAAACCTACCGGCCGCAGCGCCATGCCCTGTCGATCCTCGACCTTGCCGACGGGCGGGGACTGGCGATGCGGGCGGCATTCTGGTGCGGCGGACGGGCAGCCCTTGGCCTGAAGCACTTTCTCGACCAGCGGTTTATCGATCGCTACCAGAAGCTCTATGCCCGCAACTGA
- the fsa gene encoding fructose-6-phosphate aldolase, whose amino-acid sequence MKFFVDTADIGEIREMNEAGLIDGVTTNPSLILKANRPMRDVIAEICESVEGPVSAEVTALTAEEMIREGKLLAAIASNVCIKLPLTLDGLKACKALTDEGFETNVTLCFSATQALLAAKAGATYVSPFIGRLDDININGMELIADIRRIFDNYDFETQILAASIRTLNHVREAALIGADVATVPTSTLRALVKHPLTDKGLETFLSDWKKSGQTIA is encoded by the coding sequence ATGAAATTCTTCGTGGACACGGCCGATATCGGCGAAATCCGGGAAATGAACGAGGCGGGGCTGATCGACGGGGTGACGACCAATCCCTCGCTGATCCTGAAGGCCAATCGCCCGATGCGGGACGTGATCGCCGAGATCTGCGAGTCGGTCGAGGGCCCCGTCTCCGCCGAGGTGACGGCGCTCACCGCCGAGGAGATGATCCGCGAGGGCAAGCTGCTCGCCGCCATCGCCAGCAATGTCTGCATCAAGCTGCCGCTGACGCTCGACGGCCTCAAGGCCTGCAAGGCCCTGACCGACGAGGGCTTCGAGACGAACGTCACGCTCTGCTTCTCGGCGACGCAGGCACTCCTCGCCGCCAAGGCCGGTGCGACCTACGTGTCGCCCTTCATCGGCCGGCTCGACGACATCAACATCAACGGCATGGAGCTGATCGCCGACATCCGGCGCATCTTCGACAACTACGATTTCGAGACGCAGATCCTCGCCGCCTCGATCCGCACCCTCAATCATGTCCGCGAGGCCGCGCTGATCGGCGCCGACGTCGCCACCGTGCCGACCTCGACGCTCCGCGCTTTGGTCAAGCACCCGCTGACCGACAAGGGCCTCGAGACCTTCCTGTCCGACTGGAAGAAGTCGGGGCAGACCATCGCCTGA